In a single window of the Cupriavidus sp. P-10 genome:
- a CDS encoding DUF3616 domain-containing protein translates to MRGARKIAGLMLCLLLGAGSAGAASVETYAGLCDASAGFALGASHFVVVDNEHNVLTLYKNGQARPVRVVPLHAFLGTDEDDDSDLEAAAVVGDRVYIVSSHGRTSGGKEKGRRHRFFAVDIDPARLSVSPVGKPYKKLQRDLLATPALDDLRLKAAAKLPPEQCDGFNIEGLAAADSGLLIGFRNPLVGGKAILVPLDNPAAVINGKAARFGAPILIDLGGRGIRGIERVGKEYVIAAGPVADDGTFALYRWSGASSDAPVAFSTDAIAGMKPEGLFELPGTTAVRVLSDDGDVRYGERICKDVPAARKQFRSVVVTP, encoded by the coding sequence ATGCGTGGTGCGCGCAAGATCGCGGGTCTGATGTTGTGCCTGCTGCTGGGCGCGGGGAGCGCCGGCGCGGCGAGCGTGGAAACCTATGCCGGGTTGTGCGATGCGTCGGCCGGCTTTGCGCTCGGTGCCAGTCACTTCGTGGTGGTGGACAACGAGCACAACGTGCTGACCCTGTACAAGAACGGGCAGGCGCGGCCGGTTCGGGTCGTGCCGCTGCACGCCTTCCTCGGCACCGACGAGGATGACGATTCCGACCTCGAGGCCGCAGCGGTGGTGGGTGACCGCGTCTACATCGTCTCCTCGCACGGGCGGACGTCCGGGGGCAAGGAAAAGGGAAGGCGCCATCGATTCTTCGCGGTGGACATCGATCCGGCACGGCTGTCGGTATCGCCGGTGGGCAAGCCGTACAAAAAGCTGCAGCGAGATCTGCTGGCAACACCGGCGCTGGACGATCTGCGGCTGAAGGCAGCCGCGAAGCTGCCGCCCGAGCAGTGTGATGGCTTCAATATCGAAGGGCTGGCCGCCGCGGATAGCGGCCTGCTGATCGGATTCCGCAATCCGCTGGTCGGCGGCAAGGCGATCCTCGTGCCGCTGGACAACCCCGCTGCCGTGATCAACGGGAAGGCCGCGCGCTTCGGCGCGCCGATCCTGATTGACCTCGGCGGCCGAGGCATTCGTGGTATCGAGCGGGTGGGCAAGGAATACGTGATCGCCGCCGGGCCGGTGGCCGACGACGGGACGTTTGCGCTGTACCGGTGGTCTGGCGCCAGCTCGGATGCGCCCGTGGCATTCAGTACGGACGCTATCGCCGGCATGAAGCCCGAGGGCCTGTTCGAGCTGCCGGGCACGACGGCTGTCCGCGTCCTCAGTGACGACGGCGATGTGCGGTACGGCGAGCGAATATGCAAGGACGTGCCGGCTGCCCGCAAGCAATTCCGCTCCGTCGTCGTCACGCCATAG
- a CDS encoding metal-dependent hydrolase produces the protein MDTITHALMGAQVALAVPMDEAPGRRLRTCERLLLGAAAGAFPDIDFLGFLVHPLRFLAQWHQGPTHSLLLLPAWGALLAGLFCLVTRRRQAWREALAVSCLGVASHIALDLITVYGTRIFYPGSERRFSLGTTFLFDPLLSGIVVSGLGLALCLPLQRRARAALASMVLLCAYVGVQGVLRQRALELANESLHAAGIRAQGVNALPQPFSPFNWKLIARAGTDYHVAHVNLAGHSAWVPPWRVLGRLPAMARAYVPPARIAWTQRPQLPQARAERALAWQLWVRPDFADFRRFAVYPAISAMTAMPATPPPGETAACVWFTDLRYDLPAVEDIFRYGYCRDRAQAPWRLYRLAYFSQDQRQRLD, from the coding sequence ATGGACACGATCACCCACGCCTTGATGGGCGCGCAGGTTGCGCTGGCCGTCCCCATGGACGAGGCTCCCGGCCGGCGCCTCCGCACTTGCGAACGACTGCTGCTTGGCGCTGCCGCCGGAGCCTTTCCGGATATTGATTTCCTGGGCTTCCTGGTCCATCCGCTGCGTTTCCTGGCCCAGTGGCATCAGGGGCCGACGCATTCGCTGCTGCTGCTTCCGGCCTGGGGCGCATTGCTTGCCGGACTGTTCTGCCTGGTGACGCGCCGGCGCCAGGCCTGGCGCGAAGCGCTCGCCGTCAGTTGCCTCGGCGTGGCCAGCCACATCGCGCTGGACCTGATCACCGTCTATGGCACCCGCATCTTCTATCCCGGCTCCGAACGGCGCTTCAGCCTCGGCACCACCTTCCTGTTCGATCCGCTGCTGAGCGGTATCGTGGTGTCTGGCCTGGGCCTGGCACTTTGCCTGCCGCTGCAGCGGCGTGCACGGGCAGCGCTGGCGAGCATGGTGCTGCTGTGCGCCTATGTCGGCGTCCAGGGCGTGCTCAGGCAACGTGCGCTGGAACTGGCGAACGAATCCTTGCATGCTGCCGGCATCCGGGCGCAGGGCGTAAACGCGCTCCCCCAGCCGTTTTCTCCATTCAACTGGAAGCTGATCGCCCGCGCAGGGACGGACTACCATGTTGCCCACGTCAACCTGGCCGGGCATTCTGCATGGGTGCCGCCATGGCGGGTGCTGGGGCGCCTGCCCGCGATGGCCAGGGCCTATGTGCCGCCCGCGCGCATCGCGTGGACGCAGCGGCCGCAGCTGCCGCAGGCGCGGGCTGAGCGGGCGCTTGCATGGCAGCTCTGGGTGCGGCCGGACTTTGCCGATTTCAGGCGGTTTGCAGTCTATCCGGCCATTTCCGCCATGACCGCGATGCCGGCAACACCGCCGCCGGGCGAAACGGCCGCCTGCGTCTGGTTCACCGACCTGCGCTATGACCTGCCCGCGGTGGAAGACATCTTCCGCTATGGCTATTGCCGCGACCGTGCGCAGGCACCATGGCGGTTGTACCGGCTTGCCTATTTCAGCCAGGACCAGCGCCAGCGCCTCGACTAG
- a CDS encoding TetR/AcrR family transcriptional regulator yields MNAMNDNAALAGRILEAAVMLGERSGWDALHLHDVADEMGIGLDEIHRHYRQKDDLAEAWFERADLALVRASAREGWGALSHRERLEQAILAWLEALAPHRRLTAQMLCYKLQPEHVHLQVQGLLHISRTVQWLREAARLPESGWRREVGEVVLTGIFLSTFGCWLRDHSPDAGRTRAWLDRQLRCAERLALRRPGDTGARPGWTRSPTP; encoded by the coding sequence ATGAACGCCATGAACGACAATGCAGCCCTGGCCGGCCGGATCCTGGAGGCCGCTGTGATGCTCGGCGAGCGCAGCGGCTGGGACGCCCTGCATCTGCATGATGTCGCCGACGAGATGGGCATCGGCCTGGACGAGATCCATCGGCATTACCGGCAGAAGGACGACCTGGCCGAAGCGTGGTTCGAGCGCGCGGACCTTGCGCTGGTGCGCGCGTCCGCGCGTGAAGGCTGGGGCGCCCTGTCCCACCGCGAGCGGCTGGAGCAGGCCATCCTCGCCTGGCTGGAGGCGCTGGCCCCGCACCGGCGACTCACTGCCCAGATGCTGTGCTACAAGCTGCAGCCGGAGCACGTGCATCTGCAGGTGCAGGGCCTGCTGCATATCAGCCGCACCGTGCAGTGGCTGCGGGAAGCTGCCCGCCTGCCAGAATCCGGCTGGCGCCGCGAAGTGGGGGAGGTCGTGCTGACCGGCATCTTCCTCTCTACTTTCGGCTGCTGGCTGCGCGACCATTCACCCGATGCCGGCCGCACGCGGGCCTGGCTCGATCGGCAGCTGCGCTGCGCCGAGCGCCTGGCCTTGCGCCGTCCTGGCGACACCGGAGCCCGGCCCGGATGGACACGATCACCCACGCCTTGA
- a CDS encoding DUF6130 family protein, with translation MTLLIKTLAVVAAGTVLATSAFAQSAKDIRGASPYVAVENEPAPKLIVDPPLPEGLAHGIFWAQYRVENLRIAPVFGPEAAKVSPRIGHLHITVDDLPWWWADPSDNNTVDIAGLPPGQHKVKISLVDANHNVFPGQVVTLAFTVPEGAKTHSH, from the coding sequence ATGACCCTGCTCATCAAGACGCTTGCCGTAGTCGCGGCGGGCACCGTGCTCGCTACGAGCGCCTTCGCCCAGAGCGCGAAGGACATCCGCGGCGCTTCACCATACGTCGCGGTCGAGAATGAACCCGCCCCGAAGTTGATCGTGGATCCCCCGCTTCCGGAGGGGCTGGCCCACGGCATCTTCTGGGCGCAGTACCGAGTGGAGAACTTGCGCATCGCGCCCGTGTTCGGGCCGGAGGCCGCCAAGGTATCTCCACGCATCGGGCATCTGCACATCACGGTCGACGACCTGCCATGGTGGTGGGCGGATCCGAGCGACAACAACACCGTCGACATAGCGGGGCTGCCGCCCGGCCAGCACAAGGTGAAGATCTCGCTGGTTGACGCCAATCACAACGTGTTTCCCGGACAGGTGGTGACACTGGCGTTCACCGTGCCTGAGGGCGCGAAAACGCACTCGCATTAA
- a CDS encoding MFS transporter — MPLALLALTLAAFAIGTTEFVIVGLIPTIAADLGVTLPSAGLLVSLYALSVAIGAPLLTALTGRLPRKPLLVGLMALFTVGNLVAWQAPGYDTLIVARILTGLAHGVFFSVGSIIATGLVPRDKAASAIATMFSGMTVAFVTGIPLGTFIGQHFGWHATFLAVSAFGVVALVGALVFVPSKIPHTPPAPLLRQARVLLQPRLLLVYAMTAVGYGGSLIAFTFLAPILQDIAGFQPDMVGLVLLAYGISVAAGNVWGGRLADRKGAVSALKTIFLLLAAVLLVLTFTAPNKWLVVLTVLAWGAVAFGNVPGLQVYVVQQAEKVAPDAIDVAAGFNIAAFNLGVAGGAWGGALVVGHLGLSHTPWIAALVTLAAFGLTALSGYLDKQAPMAQPAAA; from the coding sequence ATGCCCCTCGCACTGCTCGCCCTGACCCTGGCGGCCTTCGCCATCGGCACCACGGAATTCGTCATCGTCGGCCTGATTCCGACTATCGCGGCTGACCTTGGCGTCACGTTGCCGTCGGCCGGCCTGCTGGTCAGCCTGTATGCGCTGAGCGTCGCCATCGGCGCCCCGCTGCTGACCGCGCTCACCGGCCGGCTGCCGCGCAAGCCGCTGCTGGTCGGGCTGATGGCGCTGTTCACCGTCGGCAACCTGGTCGCCTGGCAGGCGCCCGGCTACGACACGCTGATCGTGGCGCGCATACTGACCGGGCTGGCACACGGCGTGTTCTTTTCGGTCGGTTCGATCATCGCCACCGGGCTGGTGCCGCGCGACAAGGCCGCCAGCGCCATCGCCACCATGTTCAGCGGCATGACGGTGGCCTTCGTCACCGGCATTCCTCTCGGCACCTTCATTGGCCAGCACTTCGGCTGGCATGCCACCTTCCTTGCCGTGTCGGCATTCGGCGTGGTGGCGCTGGTTGGTGCACTCGTGTTCGTGCCCAGCAAGATCCCGCACACCCCGCCGGCACCGCTGCTGCGGCAGGCCCGCGTGCTGCTGCAACCGCGCCTGCTGCTGGTCTACGCCATGACGGCGGTCGGCTATGGCGGCTCGCTGATCGCCTTCACGTTCCTGGCGCCGATCCTGCAGGACATCGCCGGCTTCCAGCCGGACATGGTCGGCCTGGTGTTGCTGGCCTACGGCATCTCGGTCGCGGCGGGCAATGTCTGGGGCGGGCGCCTGGCCGACCGCAAGGGCGCGGTCAGCGCGCTGAAGACGATCTTCCTGCTGCTGGCGGCGGTACTGCTGGTGCTGACCTTCACCGCGCCGAACAAATGGCTGGTGGTGTTGACCGTGCTGGCCTGGGGCGCCGTGGCCTTCGGCAACGTGCCCGGCCTGCAGGTGTACGTGGTGCAGCAGGCCGAGAAGGTCGCGCCCGACGCCATCGACGTCGCCGCCGGCTTCAACATCGCCGCGTTCAACCTCGGCGTGGCCGGCGGCGCCTGGGGCGGCGCGCTGGTGGTCGGCCACCTGGGCCTGTCGCATACGCCGTGGATCGCCGCGCTGGTGACACTGGCGGCGTTCGGCCTGACCGCGCTGTCAGGCTACCTGGACAAGCAGGCGCCGATGGCACAACCGGCCGCGGCCTGA
- a CDS encoding organic hydroperoxide resistance protein — translation MANQLDQVIYTAHTHVTGGREGAGRSSDGAIDVKLSTPGSGRPGTNPEQLFGIGYSACFIVAVESAGKQLGVRLPKDAAIDAEVSLGKTDGGANYALGVTLKVSLPGLDAAVKRQLVETAHQTCPYSRSLRGNVDVQFEIL, via the coding sequence ATGGCTAACCAACTCGATCAAGTAATCTACACGGCCCACACCCACGTTACCGGCGGCCGCGAAGGCGCCGGCCGTTCCAGTGACGGCGCCATCGACGTCAAGCTGAGCACGCCCGGTTCGGGCCGGCCCGGTACCAACCCCGAACAACTGTTCGGCATCGGATATTCAGCCTGCTTCATCGTTGCCGTCGAAAGTGCCGGCAAGCAACTGGGTGTCAGGCTGCCGAAGGACGCGGCCATCGACGCCGAGGTGTCGCTGGGCAAGACTGACGGCGGCGCCAACTATGCCCTCGGAGTGACGCTGAAGGTCAGCTTGCCGGGCCTGGACGCGGCCGTGAAGAGGCAACTGGTGGAAACCGCCCACCAGACCTGCCCATACTCGCGCTCGCTTCGCGGCAACGTCGACGTGCAGTTCGAGATTCTGTAA
- a CDS encoding LysR family transcriptional regulator, whose amino-acid sequence MKTTLDEMQAFVAVVDTGSITAAADHLGLTISAASRTLGRLEEKLQTTLLRRTTRRLELTEEGAAFLEQARAILASVDAAEEQMAARRMQPVGRLRVDAATPFMLHVIVPLVDGFRARYPQVELELNSNEGIIDLIEKRTDVAFRIGALKDSTLHARPIGSSRVRVLASPAYVQRHGTPATPGDLAGHALLGFTQPESLNDWPLRDERGERGDAVHIKPTIASSSGETLRHLALAGLGIVCLSDFMTRDDRRSGRLMPLFGAQSLDVRQPINAVYYRNTTLASRITCFVDHVVEALGRRPFDE is encoded by the coding sequence ATGAAGACCACCCTCGATGAAATGCAGGCGTTCGTCGCGGTCGTCGACACCGGCTCGATCACGGCGGCAGCCGACCACCTCGGGCTGACCATCTCGGCGGCCAGCCGTACCCTGGGCCGGCTGGAGGAAAAGCTGCAGACCACGCTGCTAAGGCGCACCACACGCCGGCTGGAGCTGACGGAGGAAGGCGCTGCGTTCCTGGAGCAGGCCCGCGCCATCCTTGCCTCGGTGGACGCCGCGGAAGAGCAGATGGCGGCGCGCCGGATGCAGCCCGTGGGGCGTCTGCGTGTCGATGCCGCCACGCCGTTCATGCTGCATGTGATCGTGCCGCTGGTGGATGGCTTCCGTGCTCGCTATCCGCAGGTGGAACTGGAGCTGAATTCGAACGAGGGCATCATCGACCTGATCGAGAAGCGGACCGACGTGGCCTTCCGCATTGGCGCGCTGAAGGACTCGACGCTGCATGCGCGTCCGATCGGCAGCAGCCGCGTGCGCGTGCTGGCCAGCCCGGCTTACGTGCAGCGGCATGGCACGCCGGCAACGCCGGGCGACCTGGCCGGGCACGCGCTGCTCGGCTTCACCCAGCCTGAGTCGCTTAACGACTGGCCGCTGCGCGACGAGCGTGGCGAGCGCGGCGACGCGGTGCATATCAAGCCGACGATCGCCTCGTCCAGCGGCGAAACCCTGCGCCATCTGGCGCTGGCGGGGCTCGGCATCGTATGCCTGTCGGATTTCATGACGCGAGACGATCGGCGCAGCGGGCGGCTGATGCCGCTGTTTGGCGCGCAGTCGCTGGATGTGCGCCAGCCGATCAACGCGGTTTACTACCGGAACACTACGCTCGCTTCGCGCATCACCTGCTTTGTCGACCATGTGGTCGAGGCGCTGGGCAGGCGGCCGTTTGACGAGTAG
- a CDS encoding GlxA family transcriptional regulator: MKRIGLVVFPGFQILDIVAVSVFEMANLAAPKAAYDIHVVSECGGAVKSSMGTAVQTVALDPNIYDTLIMAGATTPQPSSPRLLRLLARALEPTRRMASICTGAFVLAEAGILEGRRVTTHWAHARELQRRYPSIRVEEDRIFVRDGTVWTSAGMTACIDLALALVEGDLGHDVSRAVARQLVVHHRRSGGQSQFSALSELESKSDRIQAALTYAKNHLREDLSVERLAHAVHMSPRHFSREFRLNTGQPPARAVERLRAETARILVEADRLTIERIASETGFSDPERMRRAFLRVFGQPPQALKRAARSRHAADSSLT, translated from the coding sequence ATGAAACGCATCGGACTCGTGGTGTTCCCCGGCTTCCAGATCCTGGACATAGTGGCGGTCTCCGTGTTCGAGATGGCTAACCTGGCCGCACCCAAGGCGGCTTACGACATCCATGTCGTCTCCGAGTGTGGCGGTGCGGTGAAAAGCTCGATGGGCACGGCCGTTCAGACGGTTGCGCTCGATCCGAACATCTATGACACGCTCATCATGGCCGGCGCGACCACGCCGCAGCCGTCATCGCCCAGACTCCTGCGGCTGCTCGCGCGTGCGCTCGAGCCCACTCGCCGGATGGCCAGCATTTGCACCGGCGCTTTCGTCCTGGCCGAGGCCGGGATCCTGGAAGGCCGTCGCGTGACAACGCATTGGGCCCATGCGCGGGAGCTTCAGCGGCGCTATCCGTCGATCCGGGTCGAAGAAGACCGGATCTTCGTGCGCGATGGCACCGTCTGGACCTCGGCCGGGATGACCGCCTGCATCGACCTCGCGCTGGCGCTGGTGGAGGGCGACCTGGGCCATGATGTGTCGAGGGCGGTCGCAAGACAGCTGGTCGTTCACCATCGGCGCTCGGGTGGGCAGTCCCAGTTCTCGGCGCTGTCGGAGCTGGAATCCAAGTCCGATCGCATCCAGGCGGCACTGACCTACGCCAAGAACCACCTGCGCGAAGACCTGTCGGTGGAGCGGCTCGCCCATGCCGTCCACATGAGCCCGCGCCACTTCAGCCGCGAGTTCCGGTTGAACACCGGTCAACCTCCCGCGCGCGCCGTCGAGCGGTTGCGAGCGGAAACGGCTCGCATTCTTGTCGAGGCGGATCGACTCACGATCGAGCGCATCGCGAGTGAAACTGGCTTTTCCGACCCGGAACGAATGAGGCGGGCGTTCCTGCGCGTCTTTGGCCAACCGCCCCAGGCGTTGAAGCGAGCGGCCCGCTCGCGACATGCAGCAGATTCGTCTCTGACGTGA
- the guaA gene encoding glutamine-hydrolyzing GMP synthase: protein MHDKILILDFGSQVTQLIARRVREAHVYCEIHPNDVSDDFVREYAPKAVILSGSHASTYEDHQLRAPQAVWDLGVPVLGICYGMQTMAVQLGGKVEWSDQREFGYAEMRAHGHTNLLKDIEDFRTPEGHGMLKVWMSHGDKVTGLPPGFKLMASTPSCPIAGMADEARGYYAVQFHPEVTHTVKGRQMLERFVLEIAGCKADWVMRDHIEEAVSKIREQVGDEEVILGLSGGVDSSVAAALIHRAIGDQLTCVFVDHGLLRQDEGKMVMEMFAGRLHAKVVHIDASEQFLGHLAGVTDPEQKRKIIGREFVEVFQAEARKLTNAKWLAQGTIYPDVVESGGTKTKKATTIKSHHNVGGLPETLGLKLLEPLRDLFKDEVRELGVELGLPPEMVYRHPFPGPGLGVRILGEVKRDYADLLRRADAIFIEELRKTIATEQDAAAGLCEPAQVGKSWYDLTSQAFAVFLPVKSVGVMGDGRTYDYVVALRAVQTTDFMTAHWAHLPYALLGRCSNRIINEVRGLNRVVYDVSGKPPATIEWE from the coding sequence ATGCACGACAAAATCCTCATTCTTGATTTCGGCTCGCAGGTCACGCAGCTGATCGCCCGCCGCGTCCGCGAGGCGCACGTCTACTGCGAAATCCACCCGAACGACGTCTCCGACGACTTCGTGCGCGAGTACGCGCCCAAGGCCGTCATCCTGTCAGGCAGCCACGCCAGCACCTATGAAGACCACCAGCTGCGCGCGCCGCAGGCGGTGTGGGACCTGGGCGTGCCGGTGCTGGGCATCTGCTACGGCATGCAGACCATGGCCGTGCAGCTCGGCGGCAAGGTCGAGTGGAGCGACCAGCGCGAGTTCGGCTATGCCGAGATGCGCGCCCACGGCCATACCAATCTGCTCAAGGACATCGAGGACTTCCGCACGCCGGAAGGCCACGGCATGCTCAAGGTCTGGATGAGCCACGGCGACAAGGTTACCGGCCTGCCGCCGGGCTTCAAGCTGATGGCGTCGACCCCCAGCTGCCCGATCGCCGGCATGGCCGACGAAGCGCGCGGCTACTACGCCGTGCAGTTCCACCCCGAGGTCACGCATACCGTCAAGGGCCGCCAGATGCTCGAGCGCTTCGTGCTGGAGATCGCCGGCTGCAAGGCTGACTGGGTCATGCGCGACCACATCGAGGAAGCCGTCTCCAAGATCCGTGAACAGGTCGGCGACGAAGAGGTGATCCTGGGCCTGTCGGGCGGCGTCGATTCGTCCGTGGCCGCGGCGCTGATCCATCGCGCCATTGGCGACCAGCTCACCTGCGTCTTCGTCGACCACGGCCTGCTGCGCCAAGACGAAGGCAAGATGGTGATGGAGATGTTCGCGGGCCGCCTGCACGCCAAGGTCGTGCATATCGATGCCTCCGAACAGTTCCTCGGCCACCTGGCCGGAGTGACCGACCCCGAGCAGAAGCGCAAGATCATCGGCCGCGAGTTCGTCGAAGTGTTCCAGGCCGAGGCCAGGAAGCTGACCAACGCCAAGTGGCTGGCGCAAGGCACGATCTACCCGGACGTGGTGGAATCGGGCGGCACCAAGACCAAGAAGGCCACCACCATCAAGAGCCACCACAACGTCGGCGGCCTGCCGGAAACGCTGGGCCTGAAGCTGCTGGAGCCGCTGCGCGACCTGTTCAAGGACGAAGTGCGCGAGCTGGGCGTGGAACTGGGCCTGCCGCCGGAAATGGTCTATCGGCATCCGTTCCCGGGCCCGGGCCTGGGCGTGCGCATCCTCGGCGAAGTCAAGCGCGACTACGCGGACCTGCTGCGCCGTGCCGATGCCATCTTCATCGAAGAGCTGCGCAAGACCATCGCCACCGAACAGGACGCCGCCGCGGGCCTGTGCGAACCGGCTCAGGTCGGCAAGAGCTGGTACGACCTGACCAGCCAGGCGTTTGCCGTGTTCCTGCCGGTCAAGTCGGTGGGGGTGATGGGCGATGGCCGCACCTACGACTATGTCGTGGCGCTGCGCGCGGTGCAGACCACTGACTTCATGACCGCGCACTGGGCGCATCTGCCGTACGCGCTGCTGGGACGCTGCTCGAACCGCATCATCAACGAAGTGCGCGGCCTGAACCGGGTGGTGTACGACGTCTCGGGCAAGCCGCCGGCGACGATCGAGTGGGAGTGA
- the dkgB gene encoding 2,5-didehydrogluconate reductase DkgB: MSIPSFGVGTFRLTGQTVIDSVRTALDLGYRAIDTAQIYGNEADVGQAIAESGVPRGDLFVTTKIWVENYAADKLVPSLRDSLAKLRTDYVDLTLIHWPAPGNGVALPEYMAALAEAKALGLTRQIGISNFNIDLTRQAIAAVGKDAIATNQIELSPYLQNRKLTAFLKDQGIAVTSYMTLAYGKVLNDPVIAEIARKHDATPAQAVLAWALQLGYAVIPSSTKRENLASNLLARDLRLDETDMLKIAALERNGREVSPEGLAPVWD; the protein is encoded by the coding sequence ATGAGCATCCCTTCCTTCGGCGTCGGCACGTTCCGCCTGACCGGCCAGACCGTGATCGATTCGGTGCGCACCGCGCTGGACCTCGGCTATCGTGCCATCGACACCGCGCAGATCTACGGCAATGAAGCCGACGTCGGCCAGGCCATCGCCGAGAGCGGCGTGCCGCGCGGCGATCTGTTCGTCACCACCAAGATCTGGGTGGAAAACTACGCCGCCGACAAGCTGGTGCCCAGCCTGCGCGACAGCCTGGCCAAGCTGCGCACCGACTATGTCGACCTGACGCTGATCCACTGGCCGGCGCCGGGCAACGGCGTCGCGCTGCCCGAGTACATGGCCGCGCTGGCCGAGGCCAAGGCACTGGGGCTGACGCGCCAGATCGGCATCTCGAACTTCAATATCGATTTGACGCGGCAGGCCATCGCCGCGGTCGGCAAGGATGCCATTGCCACCAACCAGATCGAACTCAGCCCGTATCTGCAGAACCGCAAGCTGACTGCGTTCCTGAAGGACCAGGGCATCGCCGTGACCTCGTACATGACGCTGGCTTACGGCAAGGTGCTGAACGACCCGGTCATCGCCGAGATCGCACGCAAGCACGACGCCACGCCGGCACAGGCGGTGCTGGCCTGGGCGCTGCAGCTTGGCTATGCGGTCATCCCGTCGTCAACGAAGCGAGAGAACCTCGCCAGCAACCTGCTGGCCCGCGACCTGCGCCTGGACGAAACCGACATGCTGAAGATCGCCGCGCTCGAACGCAACGGCCGTGAAGTGAGCCCCGAGGGCCTGGCCCCGGTGTGGGACTGA
- a CDS encoding alkene reductase: MTDQTAFDPLFQPLPLGGLGLPNRIVMPPMTRSRASQPGDVPNALMAEYYAQRAGAGLIVSEGTWISPLGKGYAWTPGIHTDEQIEGWRKVTGAVHAAGGRIFAQLWHVGRLSHSSLLGGQSPVSSSALQAEGVNVFIADNDGRPGFVQASKPRALSVEEIREIVGQYRQAARNAMAAGFDGVELHAANGYLVNQFIDSGANDRTDAYGGSLPNRLRFLDEVTRALIEGTGDRQRVGIRLAPLTTLNGCVDADPETTYTAAAKLLGEIGIGYLHIAEADWDDAPHMPVAFKQQLRAAFPGVLIYAGKYTGERARTALDEGWADMVAFGRPFVANPDLPERLRHGAPLNMHDRDTLFGGDARGLTDYPTLAAAA; this comes from the coding sequence ATGACTGACCAAACCGCATTCGATCCCCTGTTCCAGCCGCTGCCCCTCGGCGGCCTGGGCCTGCCCAACCGTATCGTGATGCCACCGATGACGCGTTCGCGGGCCAGCCAGCCTGGCGACGTCCCGAACGCGCTGATGGCCGAGTACTATGCGCAACGCGCCGGCGCCGGCCTGATCGTCAGCGAAGGCACGTGGATCTCGCCGCTCGGCAAAGGCTATGCGTGGACACCCGGCATCCACACCGACGAACAGATCGAGGGGTGGCGCAAGGTCACCGGGGCCGTGCATGCCGCGGGCGGGCGCATCTTCGCGCAGTTGTGGCACGTGGGCCGCCTCAGCCACAGCAGCCTGCTTGGCGGGCAATCGCCAGTATCGTCGTCCGCGCTGCAAGCCGAAGGCGTCAACGTGTTTATCGCCGACAACGACGGCCGCCCCGGATTCGTCCAGGCATCGAAGCCGCGCGCGCTCAGCGTGGAAGAGATCCGGGAAATCGTCGGGCAATACCGGCAGGCGGCGCGCAATGCGATGGCGGCAGGTTTCGATGGCGTCGAACTGCACGCCGCCAACGGCTACCTGGTCAACCAGTTCATCGACTCCGGGGCCAATGACCGCACCGACGCCTATGGCGGCTCGCTGCCAAACCGCCTGCGCTTCCTCGACGAGGTGACGCGCGCGCTGATCGAGGGCACTGGCGACAGGCAGCGCGTGGGCATCAGGCTGGCACCGCTGACCACGCTCAATGGCTGCGTCGACGCGGATCCGGAGACCACCTACACCGCCGCCGCGAAACTGCTCGGCGAGATCGGCATCGGCTACCTGCACATCGCCGAAGCGGACTGGGACGACGCGCCGCACATGCCGGTCGCGTTCAAGCAGCAACTACGCGCGGCCTTTCCCGGCGTGCTGATCTACGCCGGCAAGTACACCGGCGAACGCGCGCGCACGGCTTTGGATGAAGGCTGGGCCGACATGGTCGCCTTCGGCAGGCCATTCGTCGCCAACCCCGACCTGCCTGAGCGCCTGCGGCACGGCGCACCGCTCAACATGCATGACCGCGACACGCTGTTCGGCGGCGATGCGCGCGGGTTGACCGACTATCCCACGCTGGCTGCGGCTGCCTGA